Proteins encoded within one genomic window of Microbacterium sp. zg-B185:
- a CDS encoding transketolase C-terminal domain-containing protein codes for MPVTFTFGEMLSARSVIGTTLAELGDEHENLWVLTPDIGATLVEFRDKFPERFLDVGLAEQVCVGIAAGLAYDGNIPVVSGMLPFLSMRALEQVRSDVCYPNLPVKIIGTHGGLVGNGGSTHYAVEDLALMCALTNMTVTSVGDPLMVGEVIRQSMSMEGPIYIRLAVGKKDKVLYEPGQHEVRIGKGIVAREGTDATIFTHGTVVAQALDAADELAKDGRSVRVVDMFTLKPIDEELIAQCAAETGGRFVVLEDHLAYGGLASRIADVVADRGIHLSAFERLGIPQVYAGFGEDEELRDKHGYGLAATVAAARSVIAGGQ; via the coding sequence ATGCCCGTCACCTTCACTTTCGGAGAGATGCTCTCCGCCCGCTCCGTGATCGGAACGACCCTCGCCGAACTCGGCGACGAGCACGAGAACCTGTGGGTGCTCACCCCCGACATCGGCGCGACCCTGGTGGAATTCCGCGACAAGTTCCCGGAGCGCTTCTTGGACGTCGGGCTGGCCGAGCAGGTGTGCGTCGGCATCGCCGCCGGACTGGCCTACGACGGGAACATCCCGGTCGTCTCCGGGATGCTGCCGTTCCTGAGCATGCGTGCGCTGGAGCAGGTGCGCTCCGACGTCTGCTATCCGAATCTTCCGGTGAAGATCATCGGCACGCACGGCGGCCTGGTCGGCAACGGCGGCTCCACCCATTACGCGGTCGAGGACCTGGCGCTGATGTGCGCGCTGACCAACATGACCGTCACCTCGGTGGGCGATCCGCTGATGGTGGGCGAGGTCATCCGCCAGTCGATGTCGATGGAGGGCCCGATCTACATCCGTCTGGCCGTCGGCAAGAAAGACAAGGTGCTCTACGAGCCCGGCCAGCATGAGGTCCGCATCGGCAAGGGCATCGTGGCGCGCGAAGGCACCGACGCCACGATCTTCACCCACGGCACGGTGGTCGCGCAGGCGCTGGATGCCGCGGACGAGCTCGCGAAGGACGGCCGCTCCGTCCGCGTGGTGGACATGTTCACGCTCAAGCCGATCGACGAGGAGCTGATCGCGCAGTGCGCGGCCGAGACCGGCGGCCGGTTCGTCGTCCTCGAGGACCACCTCGCCTACGGGGGCCTGGCTTCCCGCATCGCCGACGTGGTCGCCGACCGCGGCATCCATCTGTCCGCCTTCGAGCGGCTCGGCATCCCCCAGGTCTACGCCGGATTCGGCGAGGACGAGGAGCTGCGCGACAAGCACGGCTATGGCCTGGCCGCCACCGTCGCCGCCGCCCGCAGCGTCATCGCCGGCGGCCAGTGA